The proteins below are encoded in one region of Branchiostoma floridae strain S238N-H82 unplaced genomic scaffold, Bfl_VNyyK Sc7u5tJ_1566, whole genome shotgun sequence:
- the LOC118408296 gene encoding SEC14-like protein 2 isoform X3 encodes MSGRVGNLSPQQQEALDKFRINIKDVLQPHMDDIFLLKWLRARSFNLAKAEEMLRLNQEFRKKLNVDNLKKEFKVPEVLSKYFTGGLFSWDKEGCPVFYDPFGLLDVKGMLQSVQCSDIIKFKLLILEEIWEEFRAQSEKLGRPVEGLTLVIDLDQFGMRHMSKQAIDIDIQILKIFEANYPETLKAAMIIRAPRLFPVLYSLVRPFLSEDTKSKLYVCGNDWKELLLQKIDAHYLPAYWGGTATDADGDPKCRSKICFGGSIPKSYYSTSDETSVTGNLTTVTVQSGSCLTLEYDVLVPNCIIRWQFKSDHHDIKFGVYMRKRTKNSGKQDVVKFDNSYSWMTSKKLRYNIELIIPSKETFQEVRGAAKEFNTDQSQDKERSQESFQEVKGAAKEFNTDQSQETFQEVKGAAKEFNTDQSQDK; translated from the exons ATGAGCGGACGTGTTGGAAATCTCAGCCCTCAACAACAGGAGGCCTTGGACAAG TTCAGGATCAACATCAAAGATGTTCTACAGCcacatatggatgacatcttcctCCTAAAATGGCTCCGAG CCAGGAGTTTCAATCTTGCCAAGGCAGAAGAAATGCTGCGACTA AATCAGGAGTTCAGGAAAAAACTGAATGTTGACAACTTGAAGAAGGAGTTTAAAGTGCCAGAG GTGCTGTCTAAGTACTTTACTGGAGGCCTGTTCTCCTGGGACAAGGAAGGCTGTCCTGTGTTCTATGATCCTTTTGGTCTGTTGGACGTCAAGGGCATGCTTCAGTCTGTGCAGTGCTCTGACATCATCAAGTTCAAGCTGCTGATTCTGGAGGAGATCTGGGAAGAGTTCAGGGCTCAATCTGAGAAG CTGGGTCGCCCAGTGGAGGGTCTCACACTGGTGATAGACTTGGACCAGTTTGGTATGAGACACATGTCCAAACAAG cTATTGATATTGACATACAG ATATTGAAGATTTTTGAGGCAAATTATCCTGAAACTCTGAAGGCTGCTATGATAATTCGAG caccaaggctgtTCCCTGTCCTGTACTCTCTGGTGAGGCCCTTCCTGAGTGAAGACACAAAGAGCAAGCTCTATGTCTGTGGAA ATGACTGGAAGGAGTTGTTACTGCAGAAGATCGATGCTCACTACCTGCCTGCATACTGGGGCGGGACAGCGACAGATGCTGATGGGGACCCCAagtgtaggtcaaag ATATGCTTTGGAGGCTCCATCCCAAAGTCCTACTATTCTACATCTGATGAGACATCTGTGACTGGGAACCTGACGACAGTTACTGTACAGAGCGGTTCCTGCCTTACCCTGGAGTACGATGTCTTAGTGCCCAACTGTATTATAAG GTGGCAGTTCAAGTCCGACCACCATGATATCAAGTTTGGTGTGTACATGAGGAAGAGGACCAAGAACAGTGGGAAGCAGG ATGTGGTGAAGTTTGACAACTCGTACAGTTGGATGACCAGTAAGAAACTCCGCTACAACATCGAGCTCATCATTCCCAGCAAGGAGACATTCCAGGAGGTCAGAGGTGCTGCTAAAGAGTTCAACACCGACCAATCACAGGACAAGGAAAGGTCACAGGAGTCATTCCAGGAGGTCAAAGGTGCTGCTAAAGAGTTCAACACTGACCAATCACAGGAGACATTCCAGGAGGTCAAAGGTGCTGCTAAAGAGTTCAACACTGACCAATCACAAGACAAgtaa
- the LOC118408296 gene encoding SEC14-like protein 2 isoform X2, with protein MDDIFLLKWLRARSFNLAKAEEMLRLNQEFRKKLNVDNLKKEFKVPEVLSKYFTGGLFSWDKEGCPVFYDPFGLLDVKGMLQSVQCSDIIKFKLLILEEIWEEFRAQSEKLGRPVEGLTLVIDLDQFGMRHMSKQAIDIDIQILKIFEANYPETLKAAMIIRAPRLFPVLYSLVRPFLSEDTKSKLYVCGNDWKELLLQKIDAHYLPAYWGGTATDADGDPKCRSKICFGGSIPKSYYSTSDETSVTGNLTTVTVQSGSCLTLEYDVLVPNCIIRWQFKSDHHDIKFGVYMRKRTKNSGKQGEGLKEVVPSEKHNSHKVLAEGEVLCTEAGLYVVKFDNSYSWMTSKKLRYNIELIIPSKETFQEVRGAAKEFNTDQSQDKERSQESFQEVKGAAKEFNTDQSQETFQEVKGAAKEFNTDQSQDK; from the exons atggatgacatcttcctCCTAAAATGGCTCCGAG CCAGGAGTTTCAATCTTGCCAAGGCAGAAGAAATGCTGCGACTA AATCAGGAGTTCAGGAAAAAACTGAATGTTGACAACTTGAAGAAGGAGTTTAAAGTGCCAGAG GTGCTGTCTAAGTACTTTACTGGAGGCCTGTTCTCCTGGGACAAGGAAGGCTGTCCTGTGTTCTATGATCCTTTTGGTCTGTTGGACGTCAAGGGCATGCTTCAGTCTGTGCAGTGCTCTGACATCATCAAGTTCAAGCTGCTGATTCTGGAGGAGATCTGGGAAGAGTTCAGGGCTCAATCTGAGAAG CTGGGTCGCCCAGTGGAGGGTCTCACACTGGTGATAGACTTGGACCAGTTTGGTATGAGACACATGTCCAAACAAG cTATTGATATTGACATACAG ATATTGAAGATTTTTGAGGCAAATTATCCTGAAACTCTGAAGGCTGCTATGATAATTCGAG caccaaggctgtTCCCTGTCCTGTACTCTCTGGTGAGGCCCTTCCTGAGTGAAGACACAAAGAGCAAGCTCTATGTCTGTGGAA ATGACTGGAAGGAGTTGTTACTGCAGAAGATCGATGCTCACTACCTGCCTGCATACTGGGGCGGGACAGCGACAGATGCTGATGGGGACCCCAagtgtaggtcaaag ATATGCTTTGGAGGCTCCATCCCAAAGTCCTACTATTCTACATCTGATGAGACATCTGTGACTGGGAACCTGACGACAGTTACTGTACAGAGCGGTTCCTGCCTTACCCTGGAGTACGATGTCTTAGTGCCCAACTGTATTATAAG GTGGCAGTTCAAGTCCGACCACCATGATATCAAGTTTGGTGTGTACATGAGGAAGAGGACCAAGAACAGTGGGAAGCAGGGTGAGGGGCTAAAGGAAGTGGTGCCTTCTGAAAAACACAACAGTCATAAGGTGTTAGCAGAGGGGGAAGTGCTGTGCACAGAAGCAGGCTTAT ATGTGGTGAAGTTTGACAACTCGTACAGTTGGATGACCAGTAAGAAACTCCGCTACAACATCGAGCTCATCATTCCCAGCAAGGAGACATTCCAGGAGGTCAGAGGTGCTGCTAAAGAGTTCAACACCGACCAATCACAGGACAAGGAAAGGTCACAGGAGTCATTCCAGGAGGTCAAAGGTGCTGCTAAAGAGTTCAACACTGACCAATCACAGGAGACATTCCAGGAGGTCAAAGGTGCTGCTAAAGAGTTCAACACTGACCAATCACAAGACAAgtaa
- the LOC118408296 gene encoding SEC14-like protein 2 isoform X1 — protein sequence MSGRVGNLSPQQQEALDKFRINIKDVLQPHMDDIFLLKWLRARSFNLAKAEEMLRLNQEFRKKLNVDNLKKEFKVPEVLSKYFTGGLFSWDKEGCPVFYDPFGLLDVKGMLQSVQCSDIIKFKLLILEEIWEEFRAQSEKLGRPVEGLTLVIDLDQFGMRHMSKQAIDIDIQILKIFEANYPETLKAAMIIRAPRLFPVLYSLVRPFLSEDTKSKLYVCGNDWKELLLQKIDAHYLPAYWGGTATDADGDPKCRSKICFGGSIPKSYYSTSDETSVTGNLTTVTVQSGSCLTLEYDVLVPNCIIRWQFKSDHHDIKFGVYMRKRTKNSGKQGEGLKEVVPSEKHNSHKVLAEGEVLCTEAGLYVVKFDNSYSWMTSKKLRYNIELIIPSKETFQEVRGAAKEFNTDQSQDKERSQESFQEVKGAAKEFNTDQSQETFQEVKGAAKEFNTDQSQDK from the exons ATGAGCGGACGTGTTGGAAATCTCAGCCCTCAACAACAGGAGGCCTTGGACAAG TTCAGGATCAACATCAAAGATGTTCTACAGCcacatatggatgacatcttcctCCTAAAATGGCTCCGAG CCAGGAGTTTCAATCTTGCCAAGGCAGAAGAAATGCTGCGACTA AATCAGGAGTTCAGGAAAAAACTGAATGTTGACAACTTGAAGAAGGAGTTTAAAGTGCCAGAG GTGCTGTCTAAGTACTTTACTGGAGGCCTGTTCTCCTGGGACAAGGAAGGCTGTCCTGTGTTCTATGATCCTTTTGGTCTGTTGGACGTCAAGGGCATGCTTCAGTCTGTGCAGTGCTCTGACATCATCAAGTTCAAGCTGCTGATTCTGGAGGAGATCTGGGAAGAGTTCAGGGCTCAATCTGAGAAG CTGGGTCGCCCAGTGGAGGGTCTCACACTGGTGATAGACTTGGACCAGTTTGGTATGAGACACATGTCCAAACAAG cTATTGATATTGACATACAG ATATTGAAGATTTTTGAGGCAAATTATCCTGAAACTCTGAAGGCTGCTATGATAATTCGAG caccaaggctgtTCCCTGTCCTGTACTCTCTGGTGAGGCCCTTCCTGAGTGAAGACACAAAGAGCAAGCTCTATGTCTGTGGAA ATGACTGGAAGGAGTTGTTACTGCAGAAGATCGATGCTCACTACCTGCCTGCATACTGGGGCGGGACAGCGACAGATGCTGATGGGGACCCCAagtgtaggtcaaag ATATGCTTTGGAGGCTCCATCCCAAAGTCCTACTATTCTACATCTGATGAGACATCTGTGACTGGGAACCTGACGACAGTTACTGTACAGAGCGGTTCCTGCCTTACCCTGGAGTACGATGTCTTAGTGCCCAACTGTATTATAAG GTGGCAGTTCAAGTCCGACCACCATGATATCAAGTTTGGTGTGTACATGAGGAAGAGGACCAAGAACAGTGGGAAGCAGGGTGAGGGGCTAAAGGAAGTGGTGCCTTCTGAAAAACACAACAGTCATAAGGTGTTAGCAGAGGGGGAAGTGCTGTGCACAGAAGCAGGCTTAT ATGTGGTGAAGTTTGACAACTCGTACAGTTGGATGACCAGTAAGAAACTCCGCTACAACATCGAGCTCATCATTCCCAGCAAGGAGACATTCCAGGAGGTCAGAGGTGCTGCTAAAGAGTTCAACACCGACCAATCACAGGACAAGGAAAGGTCACAGGAGTCATTCCAGGAGGTCAAAGGTGCTGCTAAAGAGTTCAACACTGACCAATCACAGGAGACATTCCAGGAGGTCAAAGGTGCTGCTAAAGAGTTCAACACTGACCAATCACAAGACAAgtaa